The Candidatus Poribacteria bacterium genome includes a region encoding these proteins:
- a CDS encoding TIGR03032 family protein, producing the protein MNALLSPFHYTHSPTLPKLLWELGCTLVFSTYQAGKVIFIRATSPETIEQPALDFPRPMGLAVSDQRIAVATREEVVVLTNTPAAEDTYVQEKTYFSGEVDTHDLAWGKDGLWAVNTLLSSMALTDENSDFETQWRPSFVSDVTPEDRCHLNSMAIVDGQPEYVTAFGRVNTFEGWRENKVAGGILMNVPSGEIVLEGLPMPHSPRVYDGKLYLLLSATGELVCAEPETGRYEVVAQLPGFVRGMARCRDYLFVGLSKLRKTSSTFAALPISEDALFSGIVVVSLSEGRIVEHLRYETGVEEIYDVQVLPEGASINPSQPS; encoded by the coding sequence ATGAATGCTCTGTTATCTCCATTCCATTACACTCATTCGCCAACTCTACCCAAATTGCTCTGGGAATTGGGGTGCACGCTAGTGTTCAGCACCTACCAAGCGGGTAAGGTTATCTTTATCCGCGCCACAAGCCCGGAAACGATTGAGCAGCCTGCTTTGGACTTCCCTCGACCGATGGGATTGGCGGTTTCCGATCAGCGGATCGCAGTGGCTACACGGGAGGAGGTAGTGGTGCTTACCAATACTCCCGCAGCAGAAGATACCTATGTGCAGGAGAAAACTTACTTTAGCGGAGAGGTCGACACCCATGACCTCGCTTGGGGGAAGGATGGACTGTGGGCTGTCAACACCCTCCTTTCCTCCATGGCTTTGACAGACGAAAACTCCGATTTCGAGACCCAATGGCGTCCCTCATTTGTCAGTGACGTAACGCCGGAAGACCGCTGCCATCTGAACAGTATGGCCATAGTAGATGGTCAACCTGAGTATGTAACAGCGTTTGGGAGGGTGAACACCTTTGAGGGTTGGCGTGAGAACAAAGTGGCGGGCGGGATTCTGATGAATGTTCCCAGCGGCGAGATTGTGTTGGAAGGGTTACCGATGCCGCACTCACCACGGGTGTATGATGGGAAACTTTATCTGCTCCTCTCCGCGACTGGGGAGTTAGTGTGTGCCGAACCCGAAACGGGCAGATACGAAGTGGTTGCTCAGTTGCCCGGCTTCGTGCGTGGCATGGCACGTTGTAGGGACTATCTGTTCGTGGGATTGTCAAAGCTGCGAAAGACGAGTTCGACCTTCGCAGCACTGCCAATCTCCGAAGATGCGCTGTTCAGCGGCATCGTGGTAGTGTCTCTATCTGAAGGACGTATTGTTGAACACCTA
- a CDS encoding metallophosphoesterase yields MFNKSFLPNALFEFVVISDSHYMLDPGGTSLEFENRRKQSARREVALRMVAALEPQFVVHNGDMVQEYPDNVERFYKSMDESLEQMRACGIEPYYVAGNHDIGDKPDPTAPASHVSREVLDWYHQRFGKSWYSFDQGNCHFVVLNSQIMNGTLPDAAEQEAWAEKDLAEHTKKRLFILLHMPPYLFDETESSMGHYDNIANLARVWLLDLVRIYKVEMLLAGHVHFAFFDHLSDTRYAVLASPVFTRPGFSCLFAGSPPPERGRDDAPKFGFYLMRVRADKTDIHFVRTSGVEEFPTKPEERLITRVSGTLPHSPLGITLSQPLSTTAEIPRAWPAAIREKVRNDYPLFACMEMGVGYVRVPLTDFLDTFQRRRLEILRKEGVKLDAVAIFSEELDILDTVRQIHPRIDGLEIQIVETLYPSEKCIEIIKALQTDFGVSVTLLPIVCREATSGKQFPRFRLGYTPQEIPTLNQFLAVNGVAIDRVICKLDTDQSLCNQIQEIVGITPFSHISNVDFSLEFAATNNQTNANLAAEGLFSMATIPGSRIYFEPLIDLDRTMDVTHGLLDTLCNPRLASYTLQSLNTIMFSRSLKVSKHSFRLQQVNGLKALQLSTDTSTYTLLLDSGSESTVSEALNVEAFLDMKEGESLKVYQLSKITLQSVKFHDAKNCILTPDQTPILIESPSIDYSEF; encoded by the coding sequence ATGTTTAACAAATCCTTTTTGCCAAACGCACTCTTTGAATTTGTTGTCATTTCCGATTCCCACTACATGCTCGATCCGGGCGGGACATCTCTCGAATTTGAGAACCGCCGGAAGCAATCTGCGCGGCGAGAAGTAGCCTTGCGCATGGTGGCCGCACTTGAGCCTCAATTCGTTGTGCACAACGGGGATATGGTTCAAGAATACCCCGACAATGTAGAGCGATTTTACAAATCAATGGATGAATCGCTTGAACAGATGCGAGCATGCGGTATTGAGCCCTACTATGTTGCGGGAAATCATGACATCGGTGATAAGCCCGATCCCACCGCACCCGCGTCCCACGTCAGTAGGGAGGTGTTGGATTGGTATCATCAGAGGTTCGGCAAGTCGTGGTATAGTTTCGATCAGGGGAATTGCCATTTTGTGGTGCTCAATTCGCAGATCATGAATGGTACACTCCCTGATGCTGCCGAGCAAGAGGCATGGGCGGAAAAGGACTTGGCTGAACATACAAAGAAACGCCTTTTCATCCTTCTACACATGCCACCCTATCTGTTCGATGAGACCGAATCTTCGATGGGGCATTACGACAATATAGCAAATCTCGCAAGAGTTTGGCTGCTCGATCTAGTACGAATTTACAAGGTCGAGATGCTCCTCGCCGGGCATGTTCACTTCGCCTTCTTTGATCACCTATCGGATACGCGATACGCGGTTTTAGCCTCCCCTGTCTTTACCCGCCCTGGATTTTCCTGCCTGTTTGCCGGTTCGCCACCGCCTGAACGAGGGCGCGATGACGCCCCTAAATTTGGGTTTTATCTGATGCGGGTGAGAGCGGACAAAACAGACATTCACTTTGTTCGGACATCTGGGGTTGAAGAGTTTCCAACAAAACCGGAAGAACGGCTCATCACACGGGTGAGCGGCACACTTCCTCACTCCCCACTCGGCATCACGCTGAGTCAGCCGTTGTCGACGACCGCCGAAATTCCACGCGCTTGGCCCGCTGCGATACGCGAGAAGGTGAGAAATGACTATCCCCTATTCGCATGCATGGAGATGGGGGTTGGATATGTCCGTGTACCACTTACCGATTTTCTAGACACCTTTCAGCGGAGGCGTTTGGAAATCTTGCGCAAAGAGGGCGTGAAGTTAGATGCCGTGGCCATTTTCTCCGAAGAGTTGGATATTTTGGATACGGTGCGCCAAATTCATCCAAGGATAGATGGGCTGGAAATCCAGATAGTCGAAACGCTTTATCCGTCGGAGAAATGTATTGAAATCATCAAAGCACTTCAGACAGATTTTGGTGTGTCCGTTACATTGTTACCGATTGTTTGTAGGGAGGCAACTTCAGGGAAACAGTTTCCCCGCTTTCGGCTGGGATACACTCCTCAGGAAATCCCAACCCTTAATCAATTTTTGGCGGTAAATGGAGTAGCAATTGATAGGGTTATTTGCAAGCTGGATACCGATCAATCGCTGTGTAATCAGATTCAGGAAATTGTGGGAATAACACCCTTCAGCCATATTTCTAATGTGGATTTCAGCCTTGAATTCGCCGCGACTAACAACCAAACCAACGCAAACTTAGCAGCGGAGGGGCTGTTTTCGATGGCGACGATACCGGGAAGCCGCATCTATTTTGAACCCCTCATCGATCTCGATCGCACGATGGATGTAACGCATGGTCTGTTGGACACCCTTTGTAATCCACGTCTTGCAAGCTATACTCTACAATCTCTCAACACGATTATGTTTAGCCGGTCGTTGAAGGTTTCAAAGCACTCATTTCGTCTTCAGCAGGTGAACGGTTTGAAGGCTTTACAGCTTTCGACCGACACTTCGACCTATACCCTGTTACTAGACAGCGGATCGGAATCCACAGTAAGCGAAGCGCTCAATGTGGAAGCATTCCTAGATATGAAAGAGGGCGAATCGCTGAAGGTCTACCAATTATCCAAGATTACTCTCCAAAGTGTAAAATTTCATGACGCTAAAAACTGCATTTTGACACCTGACCAAACTCCTATCCTCATTGAAAGTCCGTCAATTGATTATAGTGAATTCTAA
- a CDS encoding TonB-dependent receptor, with product MRFGVQLGALAFSAILAISLTVVADEEVEEVMMLEEVVVTAQKREQRSFDVPLSISTLQGEKSDALRSSGMDVRFLSNRTPSLQMESSFGRVFPRFYIRGLGNTDFDLNASQPVSVLYDGVVLENALLKGFPAFDLDRIEVLRGPQGTLFGRNTPAGTVKFESARPTQTLEGYGRLNYGRFNSSNFEGAWSGPVIPSVLAARFSLLVQQRGDWIDNEYTDEEDGLGGHRDIAGRLQFLWTPTPDLEAWVKFHARDLDGTARLFRANTLSKEQGDLVEDFSRDRIAHDGRNEQTLSTQGLAAEVRYDIGDFQLVSLTGLERLTTFSRGDIDGGYGAAFSLPSGPGVIPFPSETASGIPALRQFSQELRLMSTGRYRLAYQFGLYYFREFVEMEDFNYNTFAKGVQDGKVRQEQLAIARAAFAALTFRLVEDLELGAGLRLSNDTKDYTAWRIEAPAVTEAGPIGPIHETPEATVLSGDLSLRYKIAPSVQTYVRAARGFRAPSIQGRLLFGDEVTVADTETILSVEGGTKLRLLGQRLHLDLAAFHYFMQDQQLTAVGGETNFNRLVNAEGTIGRGVEAELVLAPTTALEVTAGLSYNQTRIDDPILAIQGCGAPCTVLDPPGSAEGTFSIDGNGLPQAPEWIADVTLRYAVDLPAGMRLIASTDWAYRSRVRFFLYDSVEYADDWLLEGGLRLACLLPYGNTEIAIIGRNILNDMSPTGGIDFNNLTSYVNEPQFWGLEVVRRF from the coding sequence ATGCGTTTTGGCGTGCAGTTAGGTGCTTTGGCTTTCTCAGCGATACTGGCTATATCGCTCACAGTTGTTGCCGATGAGGAAGTCGAAGAGGTTATGATGCTAGAAGAGGTTGTGGTTACGGCCCAAAAGCGTGAGCAGCGATCTTTTGACGTGCCGCTCTCTATTTCGACGCTGCAGGGCGAAAAATCCGATGCCTTGCGTTCATCTGGCATGGATGTGCGCTTTTTGTCGAATCGTACCCCTAGTTTGCAGATGGAATCCTCGTTTGGGCGTGTATTTCCGCGCTTTTACATCCGCGGCTTGGGCAATACGGACTTTGACCTCAATGCCTCGCAGCCGGTTTCCGTTCTCTACGACGGGGTTGTACTTGAAAATGCCTTGTTGAAAGGGTTTCCTGCTTTTGATCTGGATCGGATTGAGGTGCTTAGGGGGCCACAAGGCACACTGTTTGGACGCAATACCCCCGCAGGAACTGTCAAATTTGAATCGGCGCGTCCCACCCAGACACTAGAGGGATATGGTCGGTTGAACTATGGACGGTTCAACAGCAGTAATTTTGAGGGAGCATGGTCTGGTCCAGTTATTCCATCTGTACTCGCCGCGAGATTTTCACTGCTTGTTCAGCAGCGAGGCGATTGGATAGATAACGAATACACAGACGAGGAAGATGGCCTAGGGGGACATCGGGACATAGCTGGGCGCCTACAGTTTTTGTGGACACCTACCCCGGACTTGGAAGCATGGGTCAAATTCCATGCCCGTGATCTCGACGGCACCGCACGTCTGTTTCGCGCCAATACGCTGTCGAAGGAGCAGGGAGATTTGGTGGAAGATTTTTCGCGTGACCGCATCGCACACGACGGACGCAATGAGCAGACATTGAGTACACAGGGCTTGGCAGCTGAAGTCCGTTATGACATAGGGGATTTCCAACTAGTTTCGTTGACAGGGCTGGAACGGCTCACCACCTTTTCGCGTGGAGACATTGACGGTGGATACGGTGCTGCTTTCAGTCTGCCGAGTGGTCCCGGCGTAATCCCATTTCCTTCTGAAACAGCGTCCGGCATTCCTGCGCTCCGCCAATTCAGCCAAGAACTCCGTCTGATGAGTACCGGACGGTACCGTCTCGCCTACCAGTTTGGGTTGTACTATTTCCGCGAGTTTGTCGAGATGGAAGATTTCAACTACAATACCTTCGCTAAGGGTGTTCAAGATGGGAAGGTACGTCAAGAGCAACTAGCCATTGCGCGAGCGGCGTTTGCGGCGCTGACCTTCCGATTGGTCGAAGATCTGGAACTCGGGGCTGGCTTACGATTGTCTAATGATACGAAGGATTATACAGCGTGGCGGATCGAAGCTCCCGCTGTCACGGAGGCGGGGCCCATCGGTCCCATCCACGAGACCCCTGAAGCCACGGTATTGAGCGGGGATCTGAGCCTACGCTATAAGATCGCACCGAGTGTGCAGACGTATGTCCGCGCAGCGCGTGGATTTCGCGCCCCCAGTATTCAGGGACGGCTGCTGTTTGGTGATGAGGTCACGGTAGCGGATACGGAGACCATTCTGTCTGTTGAGGGCGGCACAAAGTTGCGCCTGTTGGGACAACGCCTGCACTTGGATCTCGCTGCGTTCCACTACTTTATGCAGGATCAGCAGCTCACCGCAGTGGGTGGAGAGACCAATTTCAACCGGTTGGTGAACGCTGAAGGTACGATCGGCCGTGGCGTTGAAGCAGAGCTCGTTCTCGCACCGACCACAGCACTGGAGGTGACAGCCGGGCTTAGTTACAACCAAACGCGTATTGACGATCCGATTTTGGCTATACAGGGTTGCGGCGCACCATGTACGGTGCTGGACCCGCCCGGTTCGGCTGAAGGAACCTTTTCCATTGATGGAAATGGCTTACCGCAAGCTCCAGAGTGGATTGCAGATGTGACGCTGCGTTATGCGGTTGATCTTCCGGCAGGTATGCGCCTCATCGCCTCTACAGATTGGGCTTATCGCAGCCGCGTGCGCTTTTTTCTCTACGATTCTGTGGAATATGCCGATGATTGGCTCTTGGAGGGTGGACTCCGGCTTGCCTGTTTATTGCCATACGGCAACACAGAAATAGCAATTATAGGCCGCAACATTCTTAACGATATGTCTCCTACCGGCGGCATTGACTTCAACAACCTAACTAGCTATGTCAATGAACCCCAGTTTTGGGGACTGGAAGTGGTGCGACGTTTTTGA